Genomic window (Dolosigranulum savutiense):
CACATGACGATTCGGCGATGTTAAGTGATGCGTCAACTTCCCATCATTGGTCAGAATCAGCAACCCTTCCGTATCCAAGTCCAAGCGCCCAACTGGATGGGGCTCATGATACATATCACTCGGCTCCAACAAATCCAAGACCGTCTCATGCATTCGGTCCTCAGTCGCACTAATCACTCCTGCTGGCTTATTCAACATGAAGTAGACGAATTCCTGATAATTCACCACCACATCCTGTACGCGAATCTCCTGCTTATCTGGATCCACATGCTGCCCATGATCAACCACGACTTCCCCATCAACTTGCACTAATTCATCCTTAATAATTCCTCGCACCTGCTTGCGCGTCCCAAACCCACTGTGGGCCAACAACTTATCTAACCTCATCCTATCACCTCTTCCCTATTGTATCACAAAACACCCCCTCACGTCAGTTGACATTTTCTCTTTAAACACTTATTCTCCCTTGACCCCTTGACTAAACAAACATTTGTTCGTATAATAAACTTAATAACACAAACAAACGTTCTCTTTAGGTGGTGGAATTATGACTCGTCCGATAATTAAGATGCGCTACGAACAAGAACCAGTACGCGATATTCTCTGCATCGATGTGAAGTCCTTCTTCGCCAGCGTGGAGGCGGTAGAACGACGCATTCATCCACTGAAAGCGATGATTGCCGTTGTCAGCAAGCCCAATCGTGAGGGTGGCTTAGTACTCGCCTCTTCTCCTCGCGTGAAGGAACGCTACGGTATTAAGACCGGCTCGCGCATCTATGACATTCCTAAGCATGCTCAGATCCAGATCGTCGAACCGCGCATGGCCTTATACTTGCAGAAGAACTTAGAGATTATCCAGATCTTCCGCCAATATGTGCCCGACGAAGATCTACATATCTACAGTATCGATGAATCGTTCCTTGACGTGACAGGTTCCAAGCAACTATTCGGACATGCTGTTGAAATCGCCCACAAGATCCAGCGCCAGATCTTCCGTGAACTACATCTCGTCACTACAGTTGGCATTGGGGACAACCCTTTGCTGGCTAAGCTTGCCCTCGACCGTGAAGCCAAATACAACGCCCCTACTTACCGGGCAACTTGGCACTATCAAGATGTCGAAGAAAAACTGTGGCCCATTACACCGCTCTCGGACTTCTGGGGCATTGGCAAGCAGACCGAACGCACGCTACATCAACTCGGTATCCGCAGTATTTATGACTTAGCCCAAGCTGATTTAACGCTGTTGAAGCGAAAATTCGGTGTCATGGGCGAACAACTCTTCTTCCACGCACACGGCATTGACCGTACTAGGCTATCCGACGTTTATCGTCCGGCCAGTACGTCTTTCTCCAAGAATCAAATCTTAGACCGCGACTACACTGATCCACGCGAAGTCGAACTCGTTATTCGAGAGATGACCGAAGCAATCGCTCTACGTCTACGCCAACATCAGCAAGTCACTCGCCTTATCTCACTCGGTATCGGCTATTGTAAACATTGCGAAGCATCCGGATTTCGCCGTCAGATGAGGATTGATGCGACGGACTCAACCCGACGTCTGATCCAATATGCCCTGCAGCTGTTCAACCAATATTATAACCATTAGCCTGTCCGCACCGTCAATATCTCGCTGGGAAAACGCCAATCCAAGCAATTCACCCAGCTTGACTTATTCACTGACCCCGATGAAGTCCTGCGCGATGAGCGACTCGATAACGTCATTGACAGCATCCGTCAACGCTTCGGCTACACCTCGCTCCTGCACGCCAGCAGCTTACTCCAAGGCGGCACCGCCATCAAGCGAAGCAAACTCCTCGGTGGCCACCAAGCCAACACCAACTAACTCATGAACACAACCAACAGAAGGACTGACCAACCATGAATGTCATCTACTACACTCCCGACGAACTCGGCTACACCGACCGCGGCAAGCAGAAGTGGATCGGCCTCATGCTCTCCGACCACATCGACGCCCTCAACCAACTCTTCGAACATGACCACGTGTACCAAGCTGACAGTCGGGAAACTAAAAATTTTCAAGATGAACAGCGGAATGGACGGAAATGAAGGTGCCAAAAAAGCTCACTCTCATCTACAATGGTGGGAGTGAGCTTTTGGGTTTTATGATACAAATAATGAAAGTGTTTATTACTACTTTTTTAATTTAATATTGTACTAAAATTTCTTCTAACATAGACTCAATTCCATTGTCTATTAAAGAATCTATTAATCTTTGTGCATAATATCTGTTAACATAAAATGCAACATGGTTTAAGATTTCTGCAGCCTTTTCTCTAACCTCAAATCTAGATAAGTTTTTCCTAAGAATATGCTCAGCAATATCTGCAAAATTATCTGCATCTTCAAACCTATTACATTCATTATCCATATCTAACTCTATAAATCTAAGGATTTCTGAAATAGATTCAGGATAATCATTAAAATAATGATACAATGAATTTTTAAAGTTGTTTATATTAATTATATTATTACATAGTTCTTTTGAAGATAGGGAAGAAATGTATATTGCTACTTCATCATTATATTTATTTGATTTAATAATATTCAAAATAATTTTTTCCTTTTTATCATCTTCTTTATATTTTTTTGTTTTAAGAAAACTATTATACATCTCACCTGCATCATTATATCGTCTATCAGTATCTAGACTAGTAGCTTTTTCAACTAATAATTTATAATTATGGTTTTTGTCATTAGGGTTATTGGTTAGAATAAAGTTAATTATCCTTCCTAATGAATATACATCACTATACTTCCCAGTATCTTTAAGTAGCATCAATTGCTCTGGGGGACAGTATTGTACTTGTCCCAATTGTGTCGTATTTTTTGTTTGATGAGAAAGAACTAAATTAAAGTTTTTACCTAAACCAAAATCAGCAATCCTAATACTATTTTCCTTTAAAAATATGTTGTTGGATGAAATATCTCTATGAATAATATTTCTATCATGTACTTTCGCTACTATACTTAAAATTTCTATAATAATATCTTCTTTAGCTTCATCAGATAATGATTTAGAAATCAAAAAATCATGTAGAGTGATATCACACTTTTCCATAACGTAAAAATAATCAGATTCATTAAAATCATATACTTTAATTATTCCATCTATATCGTACAAATTTTTAGTAATCTGAAATTCTCTTTTAAATCGATGTTTTATACTTTCATCAAGTAAATTTTCCCATTTTAATTGTTTTATAACTAGATCTGTTGATTTTTGTATATATACATTAGCACAACCACCCACACCAATTAATTTCAAATCTTCATCTAAGTTAGTCAATTCAAATCTATCACCTATTTGTATTAACTGGTATTTATATGGTCTTAATTTTCTATTCCATTGTTTTTTTAACTTCTCAATAAAAGGAACTATCTCAACAATAGTTTTTTCTTTTTCTTGAATATGAAATTCTACTGACATTATAAAAGAGAAAAAATTGTTTAACTTGTCATTGTTGTATAAATCTTTAACTTTTTCACTTACATAAATCCACCGCGATGGAAAACCATTGTAGTATTGATCATTGTATCTAAAATTAGAATTGAAAAAAAGCACTAATTGAGGGCCACTCTTATATTCATATAAACTATCTTCAAAATCTCCACAAAACTCTTTAGAAATTATCTCTAAACACTTGTCCTCCACACTCTCACCCCTACTGTAATTATACATCACTTATAAATTGTAATAAAAATTATTGTAAAGAGTCATATTTAGA
Coding sequences:
- a CDS encoding Y-family DNA polymerase, translated to MTRPIIKMRYEQEPVRDILCIDVKSFFASVEAVERRIHPLKAMIAVVSKPNREGGLVLASSPRVKERYGIKTGSRIYDIPKHAQIQIVEPRMALYLQKNLEIIQIFRQYVPDEDLHIYSIDESFLDVTGSKQLFGHAVEIAHKIQRQIFRELHLVTTVGIGDNPLLAKLALDREAKYNAPTYRATWHYQDVEEKLWPITPLSDFWGIGKQTERTLHQLGIRSIYDLAQADLTLLKRKFGVMGEQLFFHAHGIDRTRLSDVYRPASTSFSKNQILDRDYTDPREVELVIREMTEAIALRLRQHQQVTRLISLGIGYCKHCEASGFRRQMRIDATDSTRRLIQYALQLFNQYYNH
- a CDS encoding pseudouridine synthase, yielding MRLDKLLAHSGFGTRKQVRGIIKDELVQVDGEVVVDHGQHVDPDKQEIRVQDVVVNYQEFVYFMLNKPAGVISATEDRMHETVLDLLEPSDMYHEPHPVGRLDLDTEGLLILTNDGKLTHHLTSPNRHVSKVYFAVVEGLVDETDVAAFAEGLTLDDGYETLPGELVILEVDEAEGYSQIELTIQEGKFHQVKRMFEAVDKEVQFLKRLKMGQLSLDETLAPGEYRPLTEAEVQLLQDA
- a CDS encoding protein kinase domain-containing protein: MYNYSRGESVEDKCLEIISKEFCGDFEDSLYEYKSGPQLVLFFNSNFRYNDQYYNGFPSRWIYVSEKVKDLYNNDKLNNFFSFIMSVEFHIQEKEKTIVEIVPFIEKLKKQWNRKLRPYKYQLIQIGDRFELTNLDEDLKLIGVGGCANVYIQKSTDLVIKQLKWENLLDESIKHRFKREFQITKNLYDIDGIIKVYDFNESDYFYVMEKCDITLHDFLISKSLSDEAKEDIIIEILSIVAKVHDRNIIHRDISSNNIFLKENSIRIADFGLGKNFNLVLSHQTKNTTQLGQVQYCPPEQLMLLKDTGKYSDVYSLGRIINFILTNNPNDKNHNYKLLVEKATSLDTDRRYNDAGEMYNSFLKTKKYKEDDKKEKIILNIIKSNKYNDEVAIYISSLSSKELCNNIININNFKNSLYHYFNDYPESISEILRFIELDMDNECNRFEDADNFADIAEHILRKNLSRFEVREKAAEILNHVAFYVNRYYAQRLIDSLIDNGIESMLEEILVQY